One region of Pseudomonas alvandae genomic DNA includes:
- a CDS encoding DedA family protein: MDFNPLDLILHLDVYLDMLVTNYGTWVYAILFLVIFCETGLVVMPFLPGDSLLFIAGAVAAGGAMDPVLLGGLLMLAAILGDSTNYLIGRTAGEKLFSNPNSKIFRRDYLQQTHDFYDKHGGKTVTLARFLPIIRTFAPFVAGVGKMNYLRFLGFSVLGTVLWVGGLVTLGYFFGNVPFIKQNLSLLVVGIILLSLLPMIISLVRSKLNQRASKAETR, from the coding sequence ATGGATTTCAACCCCCTCGACCTCATCCTGCATCTCGACGTCTACCTCGACATGCTGGTGACCAACTACGGGACGTGGGTCTACGCCATCCTGTTCCTGGTGATCTTCTGTGAAACCGGCCTGGTGGTCATGCCGTTCCTGCCCGGCGACTCCCTGCTGTTCATCGCCGGCGCCGTCGCCGCCGGTGGCGCCATGGACCCCGTCCTGCTGGGCGGCCTGTTGATGCTCGCGGCCATCCTCGGTGACAGCACCAACTACCTCATCGGCCGCACCGCCGGCGAAAAACTCTTCAGCAACCCCAACTCGAAAATCTTCCGCCGCGACTACCTGCAGCAAACTCACGACTTCTACGACAAACACGGCGGCAAAACCGTGACCCTGGCGCGCTTCCTGCCGATCATCCGCACCTTCGCGCCCTTCGTCGCCGGCGTCGGCAAGATGAACTACCTGCGCTTCCTCGGGTTCAGCGTCCTCGGCACCGTCCTCTGGGTCGGCGGCCTGGTGACCCTCGGCTACTTCTTCGGCAACGTGCCGTTCATCAAGCAAAACCTGTCCTTGCTGGTGGTGGGCATCATCCTGCTGTCGCTGCTGCCGATGATCATCAGCCTGGTGCGCAGCAAACTGAACCAGCGCGCCTCGAAAGCCGAAACGCGCTGA
- a CDS encoding zinc-dependent peptidase — translation MWSLSNWRRRRTLAKHPVAEDTWQRVRQQLSFLDGISAAEDQWLREACVLFLHDKHLTALPGVELHQEQRLLLAAQAQLPLMHLGELNWYQGFHEIVLYPDDFLSPQRYRDASGIEHEWDGEHSGEAWPQGPIILAWDGVMASGGWDGYNLVIHELAHKLDMLNGDANGLPPLHADMRVSDWAEAMQQAFDDLDRQLDHNPDAETAIDPYAAENPAEFFAVTSEYFFSAPDLLHQAYPKVYEQLKAFYRQDPLARLRQLQAEDPVYQASYQGL, via the coding sequence ATGTGGTCCCTGAGCAACTGGCGCCGCCGACGCACCCTCGCCAAACACCCCGTCGCCGAGGACACCTGGCAGCGCGTGCGCCAACAATTGAGCTTCCTCGACGGCATCAGCGCCGCCGAGGACCAATGGCTGCGGGAAGCCTGCGTCCTGTTCCTCCACGATAAACACCTCACCGCCCTGCCCGGCGTCGAACTGCATCAGGAACAACGCCTGCTGCTCGCCGCCCAGGCCCAGTTGCCGCTGATGCACCTCGGCGAACTGAACTGGTACCAAGGCTTCCACGAAATCGTCCTCTACCCCGACGATTTCCTCAGCCCCCAGCGCTACCGCGACGCCAGCGGCATCGAGCACGAGTGGGACGGCGAACACAGCGGCGAAGCCTGGCCCCAAGGCCCGATCATCCTGGCCTGGGACGGCGTCATGGCCAGCGGCGGCTGGGACGGCTACAACCTGGTGATCCACGAACTGGCGCACAAACTCGACATGCTCAACGGCGACGCCAACGGCCTGCCGCCCTTGCACGCCGACATGCGCGTCAGCGACTGGGCCGAGGCCATGCAGCAAGCCTTCGACGACCTCGACCGCCAACTCGACCACAACCCCGACGCAGAAACCGCCATCGACCCCTACGCCGCCGAAAACCCGGCCGAATTCTTCGCCGTCACCAGCGAATACTTCTTCAGCGCCCCGGACCTGCTGCACCAGGCCTATCCCAAGGTGTACGAACAGCTCAAGGCGTTCTACCGCCAGGATCCGTTGGCCCGGCTGCGGCAACTTCAGGCCGAAGATCCGGTCTATCAGGCGTCATACCAAGGTCTCTAA
- the exaC gene encoding acetaldehyde dehydrogenase ExaC encodes MRYAHPGTEGAIVSFKAKYGNYIGGEFVAPVKGQYFTNTSPVNGQPIAEFPRSTAEDIDKALDAAHAAADAWGATSVQARSLILLKIADRIEANLETLAITESWDNGKAVRETLNADIPLAADHFRYFAGCLRAQEGSAAEIDGNTVAYHIHEPLGVVGQIIPWNFPLLMAAWKLAPALAAGNCVVLKPAEQTPLGICVLMELIGDLLPPGVLNVVQGFGKEAGEALATSKRIAKIAFTGSTPVGSHIMKCAAENIIPSTVELGGKSPNIFFEDIMQAEPSFIEKAAEGLVLAFFNQGEVCTCPSRALVQESIYDEFMQVVMKKVLQIKRGDPLDTDTMVGAQASEQQFDKILSYLEIAKGEGAELLTGGKVEKLEGNLATGYYIQPTLLKGTNKMRVFQEEIFGPVVSITTFKDEAEALAIANDTEFGLGAGLWTRDINRAYRMGRAIKAGRVWTNCYHLYPAHAAFGGYKKSGVGRETHKMMLDHYQQTKNLLVSYDINPLGFF; translated from the coding sequence ATGCGTTACGCTCACCCCGGTACTGAAGGCGCTATCGTTTCGTTCAAGGCTAAATACGGTAACTACATCGGCGGCGAGTTCGTCGCGCCTGTCAAAGGTCAGTACTTCACCAACACATCCCCGGTCAATGGCCAGCCCATCGCCGAATTCCCGCGCTCCACAGCCGAAGACATCGACAAAGCCCTGGACGCCGCCCACGCCGCCGCCGATGCCTGGGGCGCCACGTCCGTCCAGGCGCGTTCGCTGATCCTGCTGAAAATCGCCGACCGCATCGAAGCCAACCTCGAAACCCTGGCGATCACCGAATCCTGGGACAACGGCAAGGCCGTGCGCGAAACCCTCAACGCCGACATCCCCCTCGCTGCCGACCACTTCCGCTACTTCGCCGGCTGCCTGCGGGCCCAGGAAGGCAGCGCCGCCGAGATCGACGGCAACACCGTGGCCTACCACATCCACGAACCGCTGGGCGTGGTCGGGCAGATCATCCCGTGGAACTTCCCGCTGCTGATGGCCGCCTGGAAACTCGCCCCGGCCCTCGCCGCCGGTAACTGCGTGGTGCTCAAGCCGGCCGAGCAAACCCCGCTGGGCATCTGCGTGCTCATGGAGCTGATCGGCGACCTGCTGCCACCGGGCGTGCTGAACGTGGTGCAAGGTTTCGGCAAGGAAGCTGGCGAAGCCCTCGCCACCAGCAAGCGCATCGCCAAGATCGCCTTTACCGGCTCGACCCCGGTCGGCTCGCACATCATGAAATGCGCCGCCGAGAACATCATCCCGTCCACCGTTGAACTGGGCGGCAAGTCGCCAAACATCTTCTTCGAAGACATCATGCAGGCCGAGCCAAGCTTCATCGAAAAAGCCGCCGAAGGCCTGGTGCTGGCGTTCTTCAACCAGGGCGAAGTCTGCACCTGCCCATCCCGCGCCCTGGTGCAGGAGTCGATCTACGACGAATTCATGCAAGTGGTGATGAAGAAAGTCCTGCAGATCAAACGCGGCGACCCGCTGGACACCGACACCATGGTCGGCGCCCAGGCCTCCGAGCAGCAATTCGACAAGATTCTTTCGTACCTGGAAATCGCCAAGGGCGAAGGCGCCGAGCTGTTGACCGGCGGCAAGGTGGAAAAACTCGAGGGCAACCTGGCGACCGGGTATTACATCCAGCCGACCCTGCTCAAGGGCACCAACAAAATGCGCGTGTTCCAAGAAGAAATTTTCGGCCCGGTGGTGAGCATCACCACCTTCAAGGACGAAGCCGAAGCCCTGGCGATCGCCAACGACACCGAGTTCGGCCTTGGCGCCGGCCTGTGGACCCGCGACATCAACCGCGCCTATCGCATGGGCCGGGCGATCAAGGCCGGTCGCGTCTGGACCAATTGCTACCACCTGTACCCGGCGCATGCCGCGTTCGGTGGCTACAAGAAGTCCGGCGTCGGGCGTGAGACGCACAAGATGATGCTCGACCATTACCAGCAGACCAAGAACCTGCTGGTGAGCTACGACATCAATCCGTTGGGGTTCTTCTAA
- the eutC gene encoding ethanolamine ammonia-lyase subunit EutC: MDKKPVDSQNPWLNLRNLTPARIALGRTGTSLPTSAQLDFQFAHAQARDAVHLAFDHQGIRAQLTERGRESLLLHSAAADRHSYLQRPDLGRRLDEASAQILDEYAAAHPGGVDLAIVVADGLSALAVHRHTLPFLARLEEQITAEGWSVSPVVLVEQGRVAVADEVAQRLGAKMSVILIGERPGLSSPDSLGLYFTYAPKVGLTDAYRNCISNVRLEGLSYGMAAHRLIYLMREACRRQLSGVNLKDEAQVHTLESENPADMKDNFLLAPPRN; the protein is encoded by the coding sequence ATGGATAAAAAACCTGTCGATTCGCAAAACCCTTGGCTGAACCTGCGCAACCTCACCCCGGCGCGCATTGCCCTGGGCCGCACCGGCACCAGCCTGCCGACCTCGGCGCAACTGGATTTCCAATTCGCCCACGCCCAGGCGCGCGATGCGGTGCACCTGGCGTTTGATCACCAGGGCATTCGCGCACAACTGACTGAGCGCGGCCGTGAAAGCCTGTTGCTCCACAGTGCCGCAGCCGACCGCCATAGCTATCTGCAGCGCCCGGACCTGGGCCGGCGGCTCGATGAGGCATCCGCGCAAATCCTGGACGAGTACGCGGCGGCCCATCCCGGCGGCGTGGATTTGGCTATCGTGGTGGCTGACGGCCTGTCAGCGCTGGCGGTGCATCGCCATACCTTGCCGTTCCTGGCGCGACTGGAAGAACAGATCACCGCCGAAGGCTGGTCCGTTTCGCCGGTGGTCCTGGTGGAACAGGGTCGCGTCGCCGTGGCGGATGAAGTGGCGCAGCGGCTCGGCGCAAAAATGTCGGTGATCCTGATCGGCGAACGCCCCGGCCTCAGCTCTCCCGACAGCCTGGGCCTGTATTTCACCTACGCCCCCAAGGTCGGCCTGACCGATGCCTACCGCAACTGCATCTCCAACGTACGCCTCGAAGGCTTGAGCTACGGCATGGCGGCCCATCGCTTGATCTACCTGATGCGCGAGGCCTGCCGTCGTCAGCTTTCGGGGGTCAATCTGAAGGACGAAGCCCAGGTTCATACTCTAGAGTCGGAAAACCCTGCCGATATGAAAGATAATTTCCTACTGGCGCCGCCCCGCAACTGA
- a CDS encoding GNAT family N-acetyltransferase, with product MRIIQATLEHLDLLTPLFVKYREFYGSLPYPDSSRAFLEKRLRRKESVIYLALPDDDDSKLLGFCQLYPSFSSLSLKRVWILNDIYVAEDARRQLVADNLIRTAKKMAKETNAVRMRVSTSSNNEVAQKTYESIGFKEDTEFKNYVLPISEGL from the coding sequence ATGCGGATTATCCAAGCGACCCTGGAACACCTGGACCTGCTGACCCCATTGTTCGTCAAATACCGGGAATTCTACGGCTCGCTGCCCTACCCGGACTCGTCCCGAGCCTTCCTCGAAAAGCGCCTGCGCCGCAAGGAATCGGTCATCTACCTGGCCCTGCCGGATGACGACGACAGCAAATTGCTCGGCTTCTGCCAGCTCTATCCCAGCTTCTCGTCGCTGTCGCTCAAGCGCGTGTGGATCCTCAACGACATCTACGTCGCCGAAGACGCCCGCCGCCAACTCGTCGCCGACAACCTGATCCGCACCGCAAAAAAAATGGCCAAGGAAACCAACGCCGTGCGCATGCGCGTCTCCACCAGCAGCAACAACGAAGTCGCGCAGAAAACCTACGAATCGATCGGCTTCAAGGAAGACACCGAGTTCAAGAACTACGTGCTGCCAATCAGCGAAGGGCTCTGA
- the mpl gene encoding UDP-N-acetylmuramate:L-alanyl-gamma-D-glutamyl-meso-diaminopimelate ligase: MHIHILGICGTFMGSMAVLAKELGHHVTGSDANVYPPMSTQLEAQGIELTQGYDPAQLDPAPDLVVIGNAMSRGNPAVEYVLNKGLPYVSGPQWLADHVLQGRWVLAVAGTHGKTTTSSMLAWVLEHAGMSPGFLIGGVPQNFSVSARLGGTPFFVIEADEYDSAFFDKRSKFVHYRPRTAILNNLEFDHADIFPDLPAIERQFHHLVRIIPSEGLVIHPTTEPALQRVIEMGCWTPVQTTGAGGQWQVKLLKDDGSEFEVMFEGQSQGIVEWDMTGQHNVANALATLAAARHVGVVPSMGIAALSAFKSVKRRMEKVAEVRGITIYDDFAHHPTAIATTLDGLRKRIGDAPLIAIIEPRSNSMKLGAHRDGLPESVVDADQVIWYAPANLGWDLAATAALCTVPSIVSDSLEGIIERVKSQAQPGTHVVIMSNGGFGGLHGKLAEALK; this comes from the coding sequence ATGCACATCCATATTCTCGGTATTTGCGGCACTTTCATGGGTTCGATGGCGGTCCTGGCCAAGGAGCTGGGCCATCATGTGACCGGTTCCGACGCCAACGTCTACCCGCCGATGAGCACTCAACTGGAAGCCCAGGGCATCGAGCTGACCCAAGGCTATGACCCGGCGCAACTGGACCCGGCGCCGGACCTGGTGGTCATCGGCAACGCCATGTCCCGTGGCAACCCGGCGGTGGAATACGTGCTCAACAAAGGCCTGCCGTACGTGTCCGGGCCGCAGTGGCTGGCCGATCACGTGTTGCAGGGCCGTTGGGTCCTGGCCGTGGCCGGCACCCACGGCAAGACCACCACCAGCAGCATGCTCGCCTGGGTCCTGGAGCACGCCGGCATGAGTCCGGGTTTCCTGATCGGTGGCGTGCCGCAGAACTTCTCCGTGTCGGCTCGCCTGGGCGGCACGCCGTTCTTCGTGATCGAAGCCGACGAATACGACAGCGCGTTTTTCGACAAACGCTCGAAATTTGTCCACTACCGTCCACGCACGGCGATCCTCAACAACCTTGAGTTCGATCACGCCGACATCTTCCCCGATCTGCCGGCCATCGAACGGCAATTCCACCACTTGGTGCGTATCATCCCGAGCGAGGGCCTGGTGATCCATCCGACCACCGAGCCGGCGTTGCAGCGCGTCATTGAGATGGGCTGCTGGACCCCGGTGCAAACCACCGGCGCGGGCGGGCAGTGGCAAGTGAAGTTGCTCAAGGATGACGGTTCTGAGTTCGAAGTGATGTTCGAGGGCCAGTCCCAAGGCATAGTCGAATGGGACATGACCGGCCAGCACAACGTTGCCAATGCCTTGGCGACCCTGGCGGCGGCCCGTCATGTCGGCGTGGTGCCGTCCATGGGCATCGCCGCGTTGAGCGCGTTCAAGAGCGTGAAGCGGCGGATGGAGAAAGTCGCCGAGGTACGCGGCATCACCATTTACGACGATTTCGCCCATCACCCGACTGCCATTGCCACCACGCTCGACGGCTTGCGCAAGCGCATCGGCGATGCGCCGCTGATCGCGATCATCGAGCCGCGCTCCAACTCCATGAAACTCGGCGCCCACCGTGACGGCCTGCCGGAAAGCGTGGTCGATGCCGACCAGGTGATCTGGTACGCACCGGCCAACCTGGGCTGGGACCTCGCTGCCACCGCTGCGCTGTGCACGGTGCCGTCGATTGTCAGCGACTCCCTGGAAGGCATCATCGAGCGCGTGAAGAGCCAGGCCCAGCCCGGCACTCACGTGGTGATCATGAGCAACGGCGGCTTCGGCGGCCTGCACGGCAAACTGGCCGAGGCGCTGAAATGA
- the eat gene encoding ethanolamine permease, whose translation MTSTTQLKPTLGTLHLWGIAVGLVISGEYFGWSYGWGTAGTLGFLVTALMVALMYTCFIFSFTELTTAIPHAGGPFAYSRRAFGEKGGLIAGIATLIEFVFAPPAIAMAIGAYLNVQFPELDPKLAAVGAYIVFMTLNILGVSIAAAFELVVTVLAVAELLVFMGVVAPGFSFSNFVLNGWSGSNEFTLASIPGIFAAIPFAIWFFLAIEGAAMAAEEAKDPKRTIPRAYVSGILTLVFLAIGVMIMAGGVGDWRQLSNINDPLPQAMKAVVGNDSTWMHMLVWIGLFGLVASFHGIILGYSRQFFALARAGYLPRGLAKLSRFQTPHRAILAGGVIGIAAIYSDGLVNLQGMSLTAAMITMSVFGAIVMYIISMLSLFRLRKTEPNLERTFRAPGYPLVPGIALFLAVVCLVAMAWFNTLIGLVFLGFMIVGYLYFQLTAKQRSDAPADAMLTGI comes from the coding sequence ATGACTTCTACCACCCAACTCAAACCCACACTCGGCACCCTGCATTTATGGGGCATTGCCGTCGGCCTGGTGATTTCCGGCGAATACTTCGGCTGGAGCTACGGCTGGGGCACCGCAGGAACCCTGGGGTTTCTCGTCACCGCCCTGATGGTGGCGTTGATGTACACCTGCTTCATCTTCAGTTTCACCGAACTGACCACCGCAATTCCCCACGCCGGCGGGCCTTTTGCCTACAGCCGACGGGCTTTTGGTGAGAAAGGCGGGTTGATCGCCGGGATCGCCACCCTGATCGAATTCGTCTTCGCGCCGCCGGCCATCGCCATGGCCATCGGCGCCTATCTCAACGTGCAATTTCCCGAGCTCGATCCCAAGCTCGCGGCGGTGGGCGCGTACATCGTGTTCATGACCCTGAACATCCTCGGCGTCAGCATCGCCGCCGCCTTCGAGCTGGTGGTCACCGTGCTGGCGGTCGCCGAGTTGCTGGTGTTCATGGGCGTGGTCGCGCCGGGCTTCAGCTTCAGTAACTTCGTGCTCAACGGCTGGTCGGGCTCCAATGAGTTCACCCTCGCCTCGATCCCGGGCATCTTCGCCGCGATCCCCTTCGCCATCTGGTTCTTCCTCGCCATCGAAGGCGCGGCCATGGCCGCCGAAGAAGCCAAGGACCCGAAACGCACGATCCCCCGCGCCTATGTCAGCGGCATCCTGACCCTGGTGTTCCTGGCCATCGGCGTGATGATCATGGCCGGCGGCGTCGGTGACTGGCGGCAACTGTCGAACATCAACGACCCGCTGCCCCAGGCCATGAAGGCCGTGGTCGGCAACGATTCAACCTGGATGCACATGCTGGTGTGGATCGGCCTGTTCGGCCTGGTGGCGAGTTTCCACGGGATCATCCTCGGCTACTCGCGGCAGTTCTTCGCCCTGGCCCGGGCCGGCTACCTGCCTCGCGGCCTGGCAAAACTCTCGCGTTTCCAGACTCCGCACCGGGCGATCCTGGCCGGCGGCGTCATCGGCATCGCGGCGATCTACAGCGATGGCCTGGTCAACCTGCAGGGCATGAGCCTGACGGCGGCGATGATCACCATGTCGGTGTTCGGCGCCATCGTGATGTACATCATCAGCATGCTCAGCCTGTTCAGGCTGCGTAAGACCGAACCGAACCTGGAACGCACCTTCCGCGCGCCGGGCTACCCGCTCGTGCCGGGCATCGCGCTGTTCCTGGCGGTGGTGTGCCTGGTGGCGATGGCGTGGTTCAACACCCTGATCGGCCTGGTGTTCCTCGGTTTCATGATTGTCGGCTACCTGTATTTCCAACTGACCGCCAAGCAACGCTCCGACGCGCCGGCGGACGCTATGCTCACAGGTATCTGA
- a CDS encoding sigma-54-dependent Fis family transcriptional regulator has translation MHSNHLSRHAQQVLTVTQGKAHLQGPGSDPSIARSWLRCLEDYHLDPAQNLAPTVLEHGRVLESRERLQQVLHIAGTEMTSLHQQLSGAGHAVLLTDARGVILNCVTAPSERKIFERAGLWLGADWSEACEGTNGIGTCLVERQALTIHQEEHFRGRHTGLTCSASPVFDPQGELLAVLDVSSARPDVSRQSQFHTMALVNLSAKMIESCYFLRCFDNQWLLRFHLQAESVGLFSEGLMAFDGEGRICAVNQSALNLLGHIRGGLLGQRVEDFFDCSLDELMGRASAQASASWPLRTRDGRHLFAVLRGQPRSVPVPVAPAFKVIEPARLPGICLGDAALQEHFRKALRVFERDVPLLIHGETGSGKEAFAKAVHHASQRAGKNFVALNCAAIPESLIESELFGYRGGSFTGARKEGMRGKLQQADGGTLFLDEIGDMPLALQTRLLRVLEDRQVVPIGGEPEAVNVRIISATHRQLLDRVRDGSFREDLYYRLNGLEIPLPALRERSDKSQLLDFLLAEESGGETVFIDEPARQVLLGFDWPGNVRQLRNVLRTLAALCDGGRIGLEDLPAMIRQRSVVMVEAPTEHPLEDAERLALLDALERQRWHMTHTAEQLGISRNTLYRKLRKHAIAR, from the coding sequence ATGCACAGCAACCATTTGAGTCGCCATGCCCAGCAAGTCCTGACGGTCACCCAGGGCAAGGCCCATTTGCAGGGACCTGGCAGCGATCCGTCGATTGCCCGTTCCTGGCTGCGCTGCCTCGAGGACTATCACCTCGACCCGGCCCAGAATCTGGCGCCGACGGTGCTCGAGCACGGCCGGGTGCTGGAGAGTCGCGAGCGCTTGCAGCAAGTGCTGCACATCGCCGGCACGGAAATGACCAGCCTGCATCAGCAACTCTCCGGCGCCGGCCACGCAGTGCTGCTGACCGACGCCCGGGGCGTGATCCTCAATTGCGTCACCGCTCCCAGCGAACGGAAGATTTTCGAGCGGGCCGGCCTCTGGCTCGGCGCCGACTGGAGCGAAGCCTGCGAAGGCACCAACGGCATCGGCACCTGCCTGGTGGAGCGCCAGGCCCTGACCATTCACCAGGAAGAACATTTCCGCGGCCGCCACACCGGCCTGACCTGCTCGGCCAGCCCGGTGTTCGATCCACAGGGCGAACTGCTGGCGGTGCTCGACGTGTCCTCGGCGCGGCCGGACGTGTCGCGCCAGAGCCAATTCCACACCATGGCACTGGTCAACCTCTCGGCGAAGATGATCGAGAGCTGTTATTTCCTGCGTTGCTTCGACAATCAATGGCTGCTGCGCTTTCATTTGCAGGCCGAGTCCGTGGGGCTGTTCAGTGAAGGGCTGATGGCGTTCGACGGCGAAGGGCGAATTTGCGCGGTGAACCAGAGCGCGCTGAACCTGCTCGGGCATATCCGCGGTGGCTTGCTGGGTCAGCGGGTCGAGGATTTTTTCGATTGTTCCCTGGATGAATTGATGGGCCGGGCCAGTGCCCAGGCCAGCGCCAGTTGGCCGCTGCGCACCCGCGATGGCCGGCACCTGTTCGCCGTGTTGCGCGGCCAGCCGCGCAGCGTGCCGGTGCCGGTCGCGCCGGCCTTCAAGGTTATCGAGCCGGCCCGTCTGCCGGGGATCTGCTTGGGGGATGCGGCGTTGCAGGAGCATTTTCGCAAGGCGCTGCGGGTGTTCGAGCGCGATGTGCCGCTGCTGATCCACGGCGAAACCGGCTCCGGCAAGGAGGCGTTCGCCAAGGCCGTGCACCACGCCAGCCAGCGCGCCGGGAAAAATTTTGTCGCCCTCAATTGTGCGGCCATTCCGGAAAGCCTGATCGAGAGCGAGCTGTTCGGTTATCGCGGCGGCAGTTTCACCGGGGCGCGCAAGGAAGGCATGCGCGGCAAGCTGCAGCAGGCTGACGGCGGCACGCTGTTCCTCGATGAAATCGGCGACATGCCCCTGGCTTTGCAGACCCGGTTACTGCGGGTGCTGGAGGATCGCCAGGTGGTGCCCATCGGCGGCGAGCCCGAGGCGGTGAACGTGCGCATCATCAGCGCCACTCACCGACAGTTGCTCGATCGGGTGCGGGATGGCAGCTTCCGTGAGGATTTGTACTACCGCCTCAATGGCTTGGAAATCCCGCTGCCGGCGTTGCGCGAGCGCAGTGACAAATCGCAGTTGCTGGATTTCCTGCTGGCCGAGGAGAGCGGCGGCGAAACGGTCTTTATTGACGAGCCGGCGCGCCAGGTGTTGCTGGGGTTCGACTGGCCGGGCAATGTGCGGCAATTGCGCAATGTGTTGCGTACCCTCGCTGCGTTGTGTGATGGCGGACGGATCGGGCTGGAGGATCTGCCGGCGATGATCCGCCAGCGCTCGGTTGTGATGGTTGAAGCCCCGACTGAACACCCATTGGAAGATGCCGAGCGCCTGGCATTGCTCGATGCACTGGAGCGCCAGCGCTGGCACATGACCCACACCGCCGAACAACTGGGGATCAGCCGCAATACCCTTTACCGCAAGCTGCGCAAACACGCGATTGCCCGCTGA
- a CDS encoding ethanolamine ammonia-lyase subunit EutB, whose translation MAAFAHSVGAQTYRFDSLKDLMAKASPARSGDFLAEVAALNDGERVAAQMALADLPLSHFLQEMLIPYEIDEVTRLIVDTHDKQAFAAVSHLTVGGFRDWLLSDVADEQSLRALAPGLTPEMVAAVSKIMRVQDLVLVAQKIRVVTKFRGTLGLRGRLSTRLQPNHPTDEPAGIAASILDGLLFGNGDAMIGINPATDSTVSICAMLEMLDAIIQRYDIPTQGCVLTHVTTSIEAANRGVPLDLVFQSIAGTEAANASFGISLNILKEGYDAGLSLNRGTLGNNLMYFETGQGSALSANAHHGVDQQTCETRAYAVARHFNPFLVNTVVGFIGPEYLYNGKQIIRAGLEDHFCGKLLGVPMGCDICYTNHAEADQDDMDTLLTLLGVAGINFIMGIPGSDDIMLNYQTTSFHDALYARQTLGLKPAPEFETWLANMGIFTQADGRVRFGDNLPPAFRQALAHLG comes from the coding sequence ATGGCCGCATTCGCCCATTCCGTCGGCGCCCAGACCTACCGCTTCGACAGCCTCAAAGACCTGATGGCCAAGGCCAGCCCGGCGCGTTCCGGGGATTTCCTCGCCGAAGTCGCCGCCCTCAACGATGGCGAGCGCGTGGCCGCGCAAATGGCTTTGGCTGACTTGCCCCTCAGCCATTTCCTGCAAGAAATGCTGATTCCTTACGAGATCGACGAAGTCACCCGGCTGATCGTCGACACCCATGACAAACAAGCTTTTGCCGCCGTCAGCCACCTCACCGTCGGCGGTTTTCGCGACTGGCTGCTCAGCGACGTCGCCGATGAGCAGAGCCTGCGGGCACTCGCTCCGGGCCTGACGCCAGAAATGGTCGCCGCCGTGTCAAAGATCATGCGCGTGCAAGACCTGGTGCTGGTGGCGCAGAAAATCCGCGTGGTCACCAAATTCCGCGGCACCCTCGGCCTGCGCGGGCGCCTGTCCACCCGCCTGCAACCCAACCACCCCACCGACGAACCTGCCGGGATCGCCGCGAGCATCCTCGACGGCCTGCTCTTCGGCAACGGCGACGCCATGATCGGCATCAATCCGGCCACCGACAGCACCGTCTCGATCTGCGCCATGCTGGAAATGCTCGACGCCATCATCCAGCGCTACGACATTCCCACCCAGGGCTGCGTGCTGACCCACGTCACCACCTCCATCGAAGCGGCGAACCGTGGCGTGCCCCTGGACCTGGTGTTCCAGTCCATCGCCGGCACCGAAGCGGCCAACGCCAGTTTTGGCATCAGCCTGAACATCTTGAAAGAAGGCTACGACGCCGGCCTCAGCCTGAATCGCGGCACCCTCGGCAACAACCTGATGTATTTCGAAACCGGCCAGGGCAGCGCGCTGTCGGCCAACGCCCACCACGGCGTCGATCAACAGACCTGCGAGACCCGGGCCTACGCCGTGGCGCGACATTTCAACCCGTTTTTGGTGAACACGGTTGTAGGCTTCATCGGCCCGGAATACCTCTACAACGGTAAACAAATCATCCGCGCCGGCCTCGAAGACCACTTCTGCGGCAAGTTGCTGGGCGTGCCGATGGGTTGCGACATCTGCTACACCAACCACGCCGAAGCCGACCAGGACGACATGGACACCCTGCTGACCCTGCTGGGCGTGGCCGGGATCAACTTCATCATGGGCATCCCCGGCTCCGACGACATCATGCTCAACTACCAGACCACCTCGTTCCACGACGCCCTCTACGCCCGTCAGACCCTGGGCCTGAAGCCGGCGCCGGAATTCGAAACGTGGTTGGCGAACATGGGCATCTTCACCCAGGCCGATGGCCGGGTGCGGTTCGGCGACAACCTGCCACCGGCGTTTCGCCAGGCCCTTGCGCATTTGGGATAA